AAAagatcaaatataaaataacatgcGTTGATCTAAATGCACTTCCTAATAGCAGAACTGCACCACTTAATGCATCTGTACCGAAGCAGCCATGTCTGATAGTGGGTAAGTTTGATTTCTCCAGTAATGTGGCTGAATGCGTGGCAGGAGTAATGGCGAAAAGGCCGACACACTTCCACACACCATGCCATCCCTTTCTACCGTCATCACAGTGAAACATTACGATGACATTTTAAGCCCGGTTCGCCCATCCCTAATGTACACAGAACGCCGAAGGCCACATCAACAACACAGCTGACAGCCGTGTGCCATACCTTGAGTCTAATCTTGAGCTTCTTGGCCGGCTCGATAAGGAACTGCAGGCATCCTTTCATCATGGTGGCGGCCGGAGAGTGAGGCCAATGCCCTCTGCTGCGATAATAAAACAGCTTTAGTACGCTGGCACTTGTTCTGTCAAGAGGggtgccccccacccccccctcctccctcccttcctcctccAACTGCAGCTCACCAAAGTGATGAGAGagcacaaatcagatttatttgcgatggcaaaaaaaaaaaaaaagaggcgaGCGCAGAAACCGAGGAGCACTGCAGAACTTTCAGCCCGGCTGTCCACTCCAGGCCCACAGAGGGCTCATTATCAGGCACCCGGAGCTGTCATCACCCAGCAGAGGTGAGGCGAAGGACCGCCCACCTCGTTCGCACAACACTGACCAAAAATAACGCACAGtcacagagttttttttcctgacgcGCGTGGGGTCGATGGGTCTTGAGCCAGTGCTGGAAACTGCAACTTTATTTCCCTGGAGCTGTGAGGCGGGCAGCGGTGGAGAGCTCTCTCCGTTTTGGAGGGTCCGGGGGTGTAGGTGGGTGTTGTTGGACCAGCTCGCTGTTGTTGATTCAGCAGTCAGTCCGCCCCTGCGTGCCAGTTTGGTGCGCTAAGGGGATTTGCAGCTCTTTCTATGATGTGGGGAAGGCAGCGGAGCCAAAAAAGATGCTGGTGTGGACAATTTACTTCTTCCTAGGGGACTAGGAAAACATGCATCTGGAAATGTGCATCCTAGAAAACATTACCAGACTGAAGAGAAAAAtactaattatatatatatatatatatatatatatatatatatatatatatatatatatatatatatacacacacacactttttatcTGCTATAAAAGACTAACTCCTGAGTATGCAATCAGAAATCAGTAGTATTACTATAACAGGATGCTTGGCTGCTTACACATAAACACGTTCCTAAATAATCCAGATAGCAGCTGCCTGATGAGCTGAGGACCTGCCATTAAGTCGCTgcctgatgaaaaaaaaaaacagcgtgtTTATTGGTAGCTGAGCGTGTAGGTGACAGAGAAGCTGGAAGATTAGAGAAAATCCCGGATTATCACCGGTGCCACTGCAGTACAAACACATGTAGTGACTTTCTATATTGGGAATAGGAGGGAACCTCCGCCTACAGGTCCCTGTCTAAATAGACGGTAAAAACGCAGCATCAATAAAAGGAGGGGAGGTTTatataataatgaaataaataaaccctCCTTTAATGAAAACGGCAGCCCACACGGACAGCGTCAGAAGGGGGAGAAAAAGAAGTTATTTGCGAAATTCTGCCATTTTTCCCTGGACAACACCCGTTTCCTGgcgtttgatttttaaaaaaaacgataaCAAAATAATCGTTTCTTACCGCTCGACCTGGAGGAATAATTGTCTTCGGGGAATCCTGCGCGGACGCGTCTGCTCAACAGTTTTGACCAGAAGCGATTCAATCAGAGCTCGGCCATCCTTCACAGGAGGAGCCGCTCATCTCATCCTCTTCAGCTGCGGTGGAAGGAGACAGAGAGCGCCCCCTCATCTGACGCCGCCTCCGGGGAGCGGCGGTTCCACCGAGCCGCCGCCAGAGGGCGCTAAAGCCAGAAGCGCCGCTCAAAGCCCTGCTCTCACTACATGGACCGCTGTACGCTGTATTATTGGGTATTTATTCTATTCCTTGGAATGTGATTCGGACGTGTCTTTTGTAtggttttgttttatgaaatcaacaaataaatacaacctTTAGTTCTTCCCAGAGATGTTCAACCCAAAGCTCTGTCTGGATCCTTCAGGGACATTGTCAGACTGCTCCTGGTGCCAATCCTTTTATTTCCTTAAACATGTGCTTCAAatctttgtgggttttttttctgtttgtttgttcttgaAGAAGGAGAATCCAGCATTCCAGTGCAGCTTTCCTTTCTATTTCTGGTTGCTTTCTTCTTATAGAATCCAGAatcattattgtcattatgtaatcATGATGAAATGTTGGTGAGACACCGGCTAACGATTCTCACAGATTCCCACATAACGCGCAGAGAAATCAAGGTATAATGTTCAGGTTGCAATGCACtgacaacacttcctgagaagctaaaagtatGCAAATAATCCTTAGCATCTGATgagatttaaagtaaaaaaaaaagacagatcgCAGTAACTTTAGAGATGATGTGAATCACCGTGCAACTGCATGGATGCATCAGACAAAACTCTCCCTGAGAGGCTGAGCAAATGGTGATTAGCAAACATATGAACCTTCAAGTTATATGCAAAGTTCATTGCACAGTTCTTGTtgcagtgaataaataaatgcccTGAGCTTGATGCTAAGTCAAGCagggtagtggcagcatcatgcccaGGAAATTCTCTCCCTCCCCGTTACATATTTTAATGACAGGCATGTCAACAACAATATAGCTAAAACTTATTGGGGGTTTTTTTCTGACTGGATCGCTGAGCAGCATTTATTGGACTGGAAAAGGTGAGTGTGTTTGTCTGCAATTAGAACTGGTTCGCCTCTTACTTGGCAGAAAAAGACTACTGTGTACCATTTGGCAATCAGGTATCTGGGCAAACTAAGAGCGTATGATGGTTTTCTCAAGGCTTTATTCTTGGTCTACTTTTATTCAGTACTTTCATGCCCCCTGTCATGGATGGGTGCAACATCTCTTACCATAATTTGAAGCTTAAAGCGTGTTTTACATCATTTCTCTGAACTTTTCATTGCGTCTACTGTTAGGTTTCACGTTCCGATTTGAAAATGGTATTTTAAATTATACTTTCCAGTAAATCTTATTGTATTCACTGTTAAAtttcattttcccattttattttccaagaCCCCCCCTGGGGACAGGTGTTGCAAATCAGCCATAGTTATACACACTCTGATGCAGGCATCAGATTGTTTCAAGTGGTGAGGTGTGCTTATTGTATCTGTCCCTatcaaataaacattaaataaataataaaaaaaatgaacgaTGCTGATGCCACACAGCTCTATATTTATGCATTACCACCGGATTACAGTCCAGTACGGTGAGTCACTGTGTCCATATTATGAGAGAGTTGATGAGTCAGAATTTATTGACTAAACACCTACATAAAAGACttaatacagaaaataaagaaatacttgGATTGTTTTGGACCCAGCCATGCATGGAGATGCATCTTAGAACAGGGGTAGAAAGGGGGGAATGTTGGGTTAAATTAACGAGGAACTCAGACCAAAAGCATAGCAGttacactttatatagaccacaactgagtgatttcaatgtgaaaatgaaGGGAATAAAATtcacatgtcccctttaaatcacACACACTCGCGTACACGTGCTCAGCTCGGACAAAcccctgctcctcctgctctgaGCTCAGTCTCACAACCTGATGAGCTTTATGTAAATGAACCACACCACCacccaatcacagacaggtccTTTAGTTTGTTACCCAATCAGAGTTTTCATTGCAAAAATCCCCTTAGGATGGACGAAAACAACCAATCGCAACCAGCAAATCAAAATACTGCACTTAGCAGAAGTTACAAACATGAtgatttaagaaaaacacaagagaACATTATTAAATAAACGCTTGGATATTAGCCTAAAAATCTTtagtaaaacacacaaatatgctTACTTACATTGTGCATTTTAGGTAGTAATAATTATAAGGTAGAAGAAAAGTAAATACTGGAGTTTACACTATCTAGTTTGTTGAATAAGTGTCTTTGTGAGACTGCTGCATTTTACTTTCATTATTAGGCCTACAtggaatataaaataaaagaggATGCTTGTTTTCTCAGagaattatttcagattttttgttaATCTGTCAAGTGGGACCTGAAAAGTGGGCTGTTATTATGACAGGTTAATTGTCTAATACTGAAGAGTCATTATTTCCATAATTATTTAAGTCTGGAGGTTTTAAAGTGATTTCAACACTCGTTGACATATGaaagtttttgttatttaatctATTCTCTCTTTGTGTCCAGGCTTTATCCCACATGGGCCAAAATCCCCAAATTAAAAAAGTTGTACAATGATTATATTCCGTTTACATGGTCACCAATAATTAACTTGcaacatcttttttcttttctttttttttgttgcaacatATTTAATGGAAGCAAAAAAAGAAGGTGGGACGTATGTAGAAAATTCATCTGTAAGGGAATTTATATATTGAAAacacaaaagaggaaaaaatacaGTGTCGCTGCTTACTGTAGgctgaaaagggaaaaacaagTGGTACTTAAAGGGTAAATACTTTAAGTTACACTTAAAAcaaattaagatttttattgtaaaaaataaaaaagtgtggTTTCCAGTGCTGACCTATAACAGATGGTATACCCAACAGCCTTCCAACACTCTGGGGActtattttctttccaaaaaGCTGACCTACAGGTAAGGCAACGATGTACAGAACCTCACCTTGAACCGGAAGTAGGCCCCCAAATCAAACTCTTCCCACACATCATGCGTTGGCtcctagtaaaaaaaaaaaaaaaaacttcaaatggTCCTCCATAGATGATAACTAAAATAATGGTGAGATTTTAtatcggggggaaaaaaaagcagcggTGTCAGATTTGTCACCTGGAGCAACAGCGCCCCCCTGTGGAGGCTTGACTCCAAGCTCGGGTTAATGGCTCTGTGACGGCGCGGCGCCCTCCCCGCTGTGTCTCCGCCTGACAGGTGCCGTGGGATGGGCAGTAGCCTGTCGGAGCGTTCGCTACACGGAAGTGCGATCCCAGCGCGGCTCCCTGCGGCCGAGCGACAAGGAGCGGGTGAAGAGCAGCCTCCATGCAGCTGCCACCTCAGGACCAACATGGCGCCCAGAGATCCTCTGCTCGCCTCCCTCAAAGGTAAGCATCCACTGCGCACTCATGACTGGGAGGACGCAGCTTCACGTCCCCTCCTGGGGTTTTTCTCCTTCCTGTAAACGAGGGCCTGTCCTCCCAGCCAGATCAATACCGGATCTTAGACCTGGCCCCCTATGATCCAAAGGGACCCCCATGATGTGATGCTTGTCctatctggggggggggggagtcgtCAGGTTGCATTTGTGATCCACAGGTCCAGCATCGTCTGTGTGGTTTTAACCTCTTTCTCTGTGTGATGTCAGTGTGTGTCCTGAATATGCAGACAGACGGGGGCGTAGTGACGGACTCCAGCCCCCACCTGCCCTCCTGCTGTGAGCTGCTGGAGCTGGTCCTCAGGAAGGGGCTGCAGCGTGAGCATCAACGCCTCGTTCCATCACACACATATAGATGAGCGTTATATGCAGGGTCACGTTTGCCCTTCGTGTTCTGAATGTGTCTCCCCAGAGCCGGTCCTCAGCCTGGCGCAGAGGGATTACTGGCAGTGCTTTGAGCAGCTTCCTCATCACGACACCTGCAGCAGGTAGAACCGCATTCCTTTCATCCTTTCTGCCTCATCCTCGCCTCCTTCCCAccccccctttctttttttgttttttttccggcgcAGGCTCTCCGCTCTGTCCTTGGCTGTGGAGCAGACCAGAGTTTGCAGGAAGCTGATCTCAGCCCAAGGCCGGGGCCGCTACCTGCTCAGGCTGGCCCTCAGCCGCAAGACTCTGTCGCAGTTCCTGACCCACCTGCTGCACACGCCCAGAGTCCTGGAGGTCAAACACGCTTTGCCGGCACATTTCCCCTGTTCGCCGGCTTTTTTACGCCTCGCTGAAAATGTTACTCCGTCGTCTGTTTCAGTGCTACAGTCCCACGCTGTCGATCCTCAGGGGCGAGGAGTTCGTCGGTGAGGCGCCGGACGTGAGCCATGCTAGcggtggcctagtcaaaggccgGGCCGTGTTTGAACTCTTGCCTTCTTGTTTTCCCCAGAGCCTTTCATGTCGCTGCTGCTCGTCCTCTCTCACATGGAGTTCAAGCTGGACATGGAGGTCAGTCTAGATCTTCTTCAATATCAATAGCGCTAAATATTACTTACTCATCGATGACGACTGCAgtattcttcttttttctctctatttCAACAGAACTGCAGTTTTTTAGACGAGAGCTGGATGCTACCGGTACGAGCACCGCTGCCATTTCAACAACACGTTACCAGTGATGTCTGGGGGCTACCGCTAACTTTCCTTACCGGGTTTACGTTTCCACAACTTAGAAGTGCAAACTCacgtgtattttattgggattttatgtattgtagaccaagaaaaaacaaaacaattttgaCCAAAAGGCTGATGGTGATactggtggagctgcaggttaGGTGGAGGAATCTGTCCATATGGCAAAAATAAGAGTTGTGCACTTCACAACCaggcctttatggaagaataGCAACAAGATGTACCATTTATAGATTGCAATAAGTACCGTACGGGACACAATAAATCAGGGCCGGATGGTGCCGTGCtatatccataagggccagtgggccagtgcccaggggcaccaaccatggggggggggggggggggggcgcaccacatgacacatgctttaaatatatatttttcataaattgttatattatttacttaaaattgttgaaagaccatgcattattcgttttgtgaacactgatgtcacaataataataataaatgataaataaatcaagattttttttgatttcaacattttaaaatgagatatttgaatattgctcactgctcatatgcctacatgtagttgtgtaagttagtaaatagtaaattacattacagaaatccccttgattatgtctgatgtttttgaccggaggacagcacgggtaagggggggggggtggcctttgaggtatagtgcccagggccaccacattgtcttaatacgggcctgcaATAAATACCTTCAGTAAAACAAGGTGATGGCATCGTGCTGCGGAGATGCTTCTCTTGAACAGGGATAGGGAAGCTGATCAGAACTTGATAGGAGTCAAATACTGGGCAATCagcaaataaaacctttttagaaGCTGAAAAAGGCCGGTGACTGTGGCAGAGGTACGCCATGACCCTAAACGTAAAGTCAGAGCCATAAAGGGATGGTCTGAattaaagcatattcatgtagCAGAATTCCCCctttcaaagtccagacctagatCCAGCTGGAAACTGATCGTTGTTCACAGATGcgctccatctaatctgacttaCGGTAGCTGGAGCCGTTCAAAAAACATGTTGAATCAGACGGGATGTGCAAAAAATCTGTGCCACGGAAAATGTATGTTCCTCTTTTATTCCACCGTTAGGCCACATTATATATGTGTTGGTCCTTCGAAAACTTGACAACAGCCAGATTCAGGACGCGTATAGAAGAATTAACCATGGAATGAGATGCAGAAGAGTGTAACCGGTTGTTTGTTCGTAGGTGTGTGACACCTACGAAGTTGTGCCCTGTCGGGAAGTCGGGCTGGTTCTCAGGTTTGTGTCTTAAAACTATACAAAGGAAGCAAAGGCTCTAATTTCATTAGTGCATCACCATGTCCACTATCCCCCCCTCACTCAGGTACCTAAGTGGGCGCGTCTTTGTCCTCGACTTGGTGCCTGGCAGCCAGGCTCACGTCGACGCGTTCGTCTCCCCTGGCGACATCATCGACGAGATCAACGGGACTTCGCTGAGAAATTCCAAAAATGGACACGTGAGGAAATTCCACACAGTTTTTTCCCACCGGCTCCTTCTTGACTTCCTTAGCCAATGAGAGAAaagtatcatctgcatagtaACTAGCGCAGGAAGTGAGGCCTTTTCTCCTGGTTTCCAGGCAGGAGTTGTTCTGTCCCGTCTCAGGGGACGCCCCCTGTCCATCCGTATTCTCAGATGTAGGGCCCAGGACG
Above is a genomic segment from Fundulus heteroclitus isolate FHET01 chromosome 10, MU-UCD_Fhet_4.1, whole genome shotgun sequence containing:
- the si:ch211-250n8.1 gene encoding uncharacterized protein si:ch211-250n8.1 encodes the protein MGSSLSERSLHGSAIPARLPAAERQGAGEEQPPCSCHLRTNMAPRDPLLASLKVCVLNMQTDGGVVTDSSPHLPSCCELLELVLRKGLQQPVLSLAQRDYWQCFEQLPHHDTCSRLSALSLAVEQTRVCRKLISAQGRGRYLLRLALSRKTLSQFLTHLLHTPRVLECYSPTLSILRGEEFVEPFMSLLLVLSHMEFKLDMENCSFLDESWMLPVCDTYEVVPCREVGLVLRYLSGRVFVLDLVPGSQAHVDAFVSPGDIIDEINGTSLRNSKNGHAGVVLSRLRGRPLSIRILRCRAQDGTVYRPLVKLLRALKTENPKAQLGLAPLQTRADSRKPAGASQCLKEGRIVYIVKFLGKENIGLFGGKEVLQHAIPQVLHKNLPSKEALLDLKETHLTCTDRNGTLQLFEHHYPEISCVGRFAQPGYTIFAFCVADSPEAPQSTGFCCVVLRASSTKDCEDIVCRIATGFKHTEWFV